In Chiloscyllium punctatum isolate Juve2018m chromosome 10, sChiPun1.3, whole genome shotgun sequence, a single window of DNA contains:
- the LOC140481819 gene encoding histone H2B type 1-O-like: MADEKKAQQTFKKGAMKIFKKAPLKDSKKRSKSRKESYSIYIDKVMKQVHPDISISSKAMSVMNLFVNDIFKFITGVASCLAHYNKYNTISSWEIQTTVCLLLLGELTKLVVSEGTKAVTKYTSSK, from the coding sequence ATGGCTGATGAGAAGAAAGCACAGCAAACCTTTAAGAAGGGTGCAATGAAAATCTTCAAGAAGGCACCGTTAAAGGACAGCAAGAAGAGGAGCAAGTCCAGGAAAGAAAGTTACTCCATCTACATCGACAAAGTAATGAAGCAGGTTCACCCTGATATCAGCATCTCCTCTAAGGCCATGAGCGTCATGAACTTGTTTGTCAATGATATTTTCAAGTTCATCACTGGAGTGGCTTCCTGCTTAGCCCATTACAATAAGTACAACACCATCAGCTCCTGGGAGATCCAGACCACTGTGTGTCTGCTGCTGCTTGGGGAGCTCACCAAGCTCGTCGTGTCAGAGGGCACAAAGGCTGTGACCAAGTATACCAGCTCCAAGTGA